In Amycolatopsis sp. EV170708-02-1, the following are encoded in one genomic region:
- the atzF gene encoding allophanate hydrolase, protein MSVPERVRAAYHRIARAGRPEIWIDLRPEADVLDDAEKLEARRAAGESLPLYGKLAAVKGNIDVAGLPTTAACPEYAYRPDEDAPVVARLRAAGALILGTTNLDQFATGLVGTRSPHGAVRNAIDPAYVSGGSSSGSAVAVALGIADLALGTDTAGSGRVPAAFNGIVGLKPTRGLLPTTGVVPACASIDCVTVFARTVDEAMAAFACLSEPRDLPVPNRPFRIGVPSEVGPLQDGWAEAFAEAARSYREAGAELVPVDISPFLAAARLLYEGAFVAERYSAVGEFIDRHPDAVDPAVRQIIGAARDIPAHRLFSDLATLDGLSGEASAVLSTVDCILLPTTTEHPTIAEVEADPLGVNARLGRFTNSTNLLGLSSLAVPAGTVGGLPFGVMLVGPAYADRILADVARSVPRRTRIAVVGAHLRGQPLNHELTSRGGRFVSAGPTAAEYRLFALDTVPPKPGLVRVASGGAAIEAEVWDLPLSGFGEFVAGVPAPLAIGKVRLADGSEVPGFVCEPGAVEGAEDITGYGGWLGYLSR, encoded by the coding sequence ATGAGCGTGCCGGAGCGGGTGCGCGCCGCGTACCACCGGATCGCGCGGGCCGGCCGGCCCGAGATCTGGATCGACCTGCGTCCCGAGGCGGACGTGCTCGACGACGCGGAGAAGCTGGAAGCCCGTCGCGCGGCGGGGGAATCCTTGCCGCTGTACGGGAAACTCGCCGCGGTCAAGGGCAACATCGACGTCGCCGGGCTGCCGACCACGGCGGCTTGCCCCGAGTACGCCTATCGGCCGGACGAGGACGCGCCGGTGGTGGCGCGGCTGCGCGCGGCCGGGGCGCTGATCCTGGGCACGACCAATCTGGACCAGTTCGCGACCGGGCTGGTCGGCACGCGCAGCCCGCACGGGGCGGTCCGGAACGCGATCGATCCGGCGTACGTCTCGGGCGGGTCGAGTTCGGGGTCGGCGGTCGCGGTGGCGCTCGGGATCGCGGATCTCGCGCTGGGCACGGACACCGCCGGATCCGGCCGGGTCCCGGCGGCGTTCAACGGGATCGTCGGGCTGAAGCCGACGCGCGGACTGCTGCCGACGACCGGTGTCGTGCCCGCGTGCGCGAGCATCGACTGCGTCACGGTGTTCGCGCGGACGGTCGACGAGGCGATGGCGGCGTTCGCCTGCCTGAGCGAGCCGCGTGATCTTCCGGTGCCGAACCGTCCTTTCCGGATCGGCGTGCCGTCCGAGGTGGGCCCGTTGCAGGACGGCTGGGCCGAGGCGTTCGCCGAGGCGGCTCGCTCGTATCGGGAGGCGGGCGCGGAACTGGTCCCTGTCGACATATCACCGTTCCTGGCCGCGGCGCGCCTGCTGTACGAAGGCGCTTTCGTGGCCGAGCGGTACTCGGCGGTCGGCGAGTTCATCGACAGGCATCCGGATGCCGTCGATCCGGCCGTGCGGCAAATCATCGGCGCGGCGAGGGACATCCCGGCGCATCGGTTGTTCAGTGACCTCGCCACGCTCGACGGTCTTTCCGGCGAGGCGTCGGCAGTGTTGTCCACTGTGGACTGCATCCTGCTGCCCACGACGACGGAACACCCGACGATCGCCGAAGTCGAGGCCGACCCGCTGGGCGTGAACGCGCGGCTGGGCCGGTTCACGAACTCGACGAACCTGCTGGGCCTGTCGTCGCTCGCCGTGCCCGCCGGAACCGTGGGCGGGCTGCCGTTCGGGGTGATGCTGGTCGGGCCCGCGTACGCCGACCGGATCCTCGCCGACGTCGCCCGCTCGGTGCCGCGGCGGACGCGGATCGCGGTCGTCGGCGCGCATCTGCGCGGGCAGCCGCTGAACCACGAGCTGACCTCGCGTGGTGGCCGGTTCGTTTCCGCGGGACCGACGGCGGCGGAGTACCGGCTGTTCGCGCTGGACACCGTGCCGCCGAAACCCGGCCTCGTCCGGGTCGCTTCGGGCGGTGCGGCGATCGAGGCCGAGGTGTGGGACCTGCCCCTGAGCGGCTTCGGCGAGTTCGTGGCGGGTGTTCCCGCGCCGCTGGCCATCGGGAAGGTCCGGCTGGCCGACGGGAGCGAGGTGCCCGGATTCGTCTGCGAGCCCGGCGCCGTGGAGGGTGCCGAGGACATCACGGGGTACGGCGGGTGGCTCGGGTACTTGAGTCGTTGA
- a CDS encoding D-alanyl-D-alanine carboxypeptidase family protein translates to MVPTTSTSSRRTVISVFAALGLVVAAMVTLGATGLAVKPVNGQALAVLEEVPGPESGPTCAVDKRYVDEDTFGMRTDVIEAWNAMRAKAKAQNITLCVNDGKRSRAQQQREFDKAVERFGSVEQAKKWALQPETSMHVKGIAVDIQPLNSAAWVDKNGGALGWCRRYDNEKWHFEYDPAYKTAGCPALLPSATGN, encoded by the coding sequence GTGGTGCCCACCACATCCACCTCCAGCCGCCGGACCGTGATCAGCGTGTTCGCGGCGCTGGGACTCGTCGTGGCCGCGATGGTGACGCTCGGCGCCACCGGCCTGGCCGTCAAACCGGTGAACGGGCAGGCGCTCGCGGTCCTCGAAGAGGTCCCCGGCCCCGAGAGCGGCCCGACCTGCGCCGTCGACAAGCGCTATGTCGACGAAGACACCTTCGGGATGCGCACGGACGTGATCGAGGCGTGGAACGCCATGCGCGCCAAGGCCAAAGCACAGAACATCACGCTCTGCGTGAACGACGGCAAGCGAAGCCGGGCCCAGCAGCAGCGCGAATTCGACAAGGCCGTCGAGCGGTTCGGCTCCGTGGAGCAGGCCAAGAAATGGGCACTGCAGCCGGAGACGTCCATGCACGTCAAGGGGATCGCCGTCGACATCCAGCCGCTGAATTCGGCCGCGTGGGTGGACAAGAACGGCGGCGCGCTCGGCTGGTGCCGCCGCTACGACAACGAGAAATGGCATTTCGAGTACGACCCGGCTTACAAGACCGCCGGTTGCCCCGCCCTGCTCCCCAGCGCCACCGGCAACTAA
- the bla gene encoding class A beta-lactamase: MNSPGPAVTRRALLGTAVLASLAACTRANPPAPPPAPPPPTTRQFHDRLMELEKKFDARLGVYALDTEGGGTVEHRADERFAFCSTFKGVAAAAVLQRNPLSHLETRVRYSRDDLMKHAPVTERHVATGMTIRQLCDAAVRFSDGTAGNLLLRDLGGPAALTAFTRGLGDTVTRMDRVEPAITEATPGDLRDTTTPRAFAADYREIVLGDTLPAEKRDFLRDLLQRTVTGAGRIRAGLPPGWTLAGKTGTGEYGTLNDIAVLWPPDKAPIVLAIMSSKAAKDAPYDEALLAEAAKYVVETLA, translated from the coding sequence ATGAACTCGCCGGGGCCTGCCGTCACCCGTCGTGCGCTACTGGGGACGGCGGTCCTCGCGTCACTGGCCGCCTGCACTCGGGCGAACCCGCCCGCGCCGCCGCCCGCCCCTCCGCCACCCACCACGCGGCAGTTCCACGACCGGTTGATGGAGCTGGAGAAGAAGTTCGACGCCCGGCTCGGCGTGTACGCGCTCGACACCGAAGGCGGCGGCACCGTCGAGCATCGTGCCGACGAGCGGTTCGCGTTCTGCTCGACGTTCAAAGGGGTCGCGGCGGCCGCGGTCCTGCAGCGCAACCCGTTGTCGCATCTGGAAACCCGGGTCCGCTACTCGCGGGACGACCTGATGAAACACGCCCCGGTCACCGAGCGGCACGTGGCCACGGGCATGACGATCCGCCAGCTGTGCGACGCCGCCGTCCGGTTCAGCGACGGCACCGCGGGCAACCTCCTGCTGCGGGATCTCGGCGGCCCCGCCGCGCTGACGGCGTTCACGCGCGGTCTCGGCGACACGGTCACGCGGATGGACCGGGTCGAACCGGCCATCACCGAGGCCACGCCGGGCGACCTTCGCGACACCACCACGCCGCGGGCCTTCGCGGCCGACTACCGGGAGATCGTGCTCGGGGACACGCTGCCCGCCGAGAAACGCGACTTCCTGCGCGATCTGCTCCAGCGCACCGTCACCGGCGCCGGCCGGATCCGGGCGGGCCTGCCGCCCGGCTGGACCCTCGCCGGCAAGACCGGAACGGGTGAGTACGGCACGCTGAACGACATCGCCGTCCTGTGGCCGCCGGACAAGGCGCCGATCGTCCTGGCGATCATGTCCAGCAAGGCGGCGAAGGACGCTCCGTACGACGAAGCGCTGCTCGCCGAGGCCGCGAAATACGTCGTGGAAACGCTCGCCTAA
- a CDS encoding thiolase family protein, whose protein sequence is MAAGATPLAPNARSVRNVAFVEGVRTPFGKAGEKGMYAGTRADDLVVNAIRELLRRHPELPPERVDEVAIAATTQIGDQGLTIGRTAALLAGLPKSVPGFALDRMCAGAMTAVTTTASGIGFGAYDIAIAGGVEHMGRHPMGEGVDPNPRIIADKLVGPTALVMGQTAENLHDRFPAITKQRTDAFAARSQEKYAEAVKTGKIGPELVPVATRSKELGWGLATEDEPPRPGTTVEQLAGLKTPFRPHGRITAGNAAGLNDGATAALLADEDTARELGLPIGMRLVGYSFAGVEPEVMGIGPVPATEKLFKRTGLSIDDIGLFEINEAFAVQVLAFLDHFGIADDDPRVNQWGGAIACGHPLASSGVRLMTQLSRQFAERPDVRYGLTTMCIGIGMGGTVIWENPAFEGAK, encoded by the coding sequence GTGGCCGCAGGAGCAACACCGCTCGCGCCGAACGCGCGGTCGGTACGCAATGTCGCCTTCGTCGAAGGGGTGCGGACGCCCTTCGGCAAGGCAGGCGAAAAGGGCATGTACGCCGGCACCCGTGCCGACGACCTCGTCGTCAACGCCATCCGTGAACTGCTGCGGCGGCACCCCGAGCTGCCGCCCGAGCGCGTCGACGAGGTGGCGATCGCCGCCACCACGCAGATCGGCGACCAGGGCCTGACCATCGGCCGCACCGCCGCGCTGCTGGCGGGCCTGCCGAAGTCGGTGCCCGGTTTCGCGCTGGACCGGATGTGCGCGGGCGCGATGACCGCGGTCACCACCACCGCGAGCGGGATCGGCTTCGGCGCCTACGACATCGCCATCGCCGGCGGCGTCGAGCACATGGGCCGCCACCCGATGGGCGAGGGCGTGGACCCGAACCCGCGCATCATCGCCGACAAGCTCGTCGGCCCGACGGCGCTCGTCATGGGCCAGACCGCGGAGAACCTGCACGACCGGTTCCCGGCGATCACCAAGCAGCGCACCGACGCCTTCGCCGCGCGCAGCCAGGAGAAATACGCCGAAGCCGTGAAGACCGGCAAGATCGGCCCCGAGCTGGTCCCGGTCGCCACCCGGTCCAAGGAACTCGGCTGGGGTCTCGCGACCGAGGACGAGCCGCCGCGCCCGGGCACCACCGTCGAGCAGCTCGCCGGGCTGAAGACGCCGTTCCGCCCGCACGGCCGGATCACCGCGGGCAACGCGGCCGGGCTCAACGACGGCGCCACCGCGGCCCTGCTCGCCGACGAGGACACCGCCCGCGAGCTCGGCCTGCCGATCGGCATGCGCCTGGTGGGCTACTCCTTCGCCGGCGTCGAGCCGGAGGTCATGGGCATCGGCCCGGTGCCCGCCACCGAGAAGCTGTTCAAGCGCACCGGCCTGTCGATCGACGACATCGGCCTGTTCGAGATCAACGAGGCGTTCGCGGTCCAGGTGCTCGCGTTCCTCGACCACTTCGGCATCGCCGACGACGACCCCCGCGTCAACCAGTGGGGTGGCGCGATCGCCTGCGGTCACCCGCTCGCGTCCTCCGGGGTCCGGCTGATGACGCAGCTTTCGCGTCAGTTCGCCGAGCGTCCCGACGTGCGCTACGGCCTGACCACCATGTGCATCGGCATCGGCATGGGCGGCACGGTCATCTGGGAGAACCCGGCTTTCGAGGGGGCCAAGTAA
- a CDS encoding 3-hydroxyacyl-CoA dehydrogenase NAD-binding domain-containing protein, translating to MTFTAEQAKAAFPDEVVTNAVTRLVKVPGLDKPVALITLDNGHDHTRPNTFGPQGLVSLNTAIDAAFAAEPAAIAVTGKPFIFAVGADLSGVEAVADPALAREIAQTGHDVFRRLTESEIPTFGFVNGAVMGGGLELALSCHYRTLSENTAAIAFPEVFLGLFPGWGGTQLLPNLIGPDAAVTVIIENALAQNKMLKVAQAAELGIVDEVFGSADYLEQSLLWLAKVVNGEITPARREIDRGAGWDAAIARAKAIVDGRTKGASPGATKAVELLELARENDLDRGYAAETDGLAELLMDDTLRAGLYSFNLVNKRAKRPAGAPDKSLARKVNKVGIVGAGLMASQMALLFVRRLKVPVVLTDVDQERVDKGVSYVHGEIDKLLAKKRVSPDGANRLKALVTGSLDKSAFADADFVIEAVFEELGVKQKVFADLEQYVSPEAILATNTSSLSITAMASQLKHPERVVGFHFFNPVAVMPLLEIVRAEKTDDAALATAFALGKQLKKSSVLVKDASAFVVNRLLLRFLGEVLVTVDEGTPFDVADKALEPLGLPMTPLTLMQLVGPAIALHVGETLHGAFPDRFTVSENLDRFVKAGKKGVWQWDDKGNATVDPEVAELWQQGDSPSTSEQVRDRALAAIAEEIRIMLDEGVVAEAQDIDLCLILGAGWPFWLGGITPYLDRAGVSEKVNGKPFLAPGVASVPLS from the coding sequence ATGACTTTCACCGCTGAGCAGGCGAAAGCCGCCTTCCCCGACGAGGTCGTCACGAACGCGGTCACCCGGCTGGTGAAGGTGCCCGGGCTCGACAAGCCCGTCGCGCTGATCACCCTCGACAACGGCCACGACCACACCCGGCCGAACACCTTCGGCCCGCAGGGCCTGGTGAGCCTCAACACCGCGATCGACGCCGCCTTCGCCGCGGAACCCGCCGCGATCGCGGTCACCGGCAAGCCGTTCATCTTCGCCGTCGGCGCCGACCTTTCCGGCGTCGAAGCGGTCGCGGATCCGGCGCTGGCGCGGGAGATCGCGCAGACCGGGCACGACGTGTTCCGGCGCCTCACCGAATCCGAGATCCCGACGTTCGGGTTCGTCAACGGCGCGGTGATGGGCGGCGGGCTCGAACTCGCGCTCTCCTGCCACTACCGCACGCTTTCGGAGAACACCGCCGCGATCGCGTTCCCCGAGGTCTTCCTCGGCCTGTTCCCGGGCTGGGGCGGCACGCAGCTGCTGCCGAACCTGATCGGGCCGGACGCCGCGGTCACCGTGATCATCGAGAACGCGCTGGCCCAGAACAAGATGCTGAAGGTCGCGCAGGCGGCGGAGCTCGGCATCGTCGACGAGGTCTTCGGTTCGGCCGATTACCTCGAACAGTCCCTGCTGTGGCTGGCGAAGGTCGTCAACGGCGAGATCACCCCCGCCCGCCGCGAGATCGACCGCGGCGCGGGCTGGGACGCCGCGATCGCCCGCGCCAAGGCCATTGTGGACGGACGCACCAAGGGCGCGTCCCCCGGTGCGACCAAGGCCGTCGAGCTGCTGGAGCTGGCCCGCGAGAACGACCTCGACCGCGGCTACGCGGCCGAGACCGACGGGCTCGCCGAACTGCTCATGGACGACACCCTGCGGGCCGGGCTGTACTCGTTCAACCTGGTCAACAAGCGGGCCAAGCGGCCGGCGGGCGCGCCGGACAAGTCGCTGGCGCGCAAGGTGAACAAGGTCGGCATCGTCGGCGCGGGCCTGATGGCCAGCCAGATGGCGCTGCTGTTCGTGCGCCGTCTCAAGGTGCCGGTGGTGCTCACCGACGTCGACCAGGAACGCGTCGACAAGGGTGTGTCCTATGTGCACGGTGAGATCGACAAGCTGCTGGCCAAGAAGCGGGTTTCGCCGGACGGCGCGAACCGGCTGAAGGCGCTCGTCACCGGCTCGCTCGACAAGTCCGCGTTCGCCGACGCCGACTTCGTGATCGAGGCGGTGTTCGAGGAGCTGGGCGTCAAGCAGAAGGTCTTCGCCGACCTGGAGCAGTACGTCTCGCCCGAGGCGATCCTGGCGACGAACACCTCGTCGCTGTCGATCACCGCGATGGCGTCGCAGCTGAAGCACCCGGAGCGCGTGGTCGGGTTCCACTTCTTCAACCCGGTCGCGGTGATGCCGCTGCTGGAGATCGTCCGCGCGGAGAAGACCGACGACGCCGCCCTGGCGACGGCGTTCGCGCTCGGCAAGCAGCTCAAGAAGTCGAGCGTGCTGGTCAAGGACGCGTCCGCGTTCGTGGTCAACCGGTTGCTGCTGCGTTTCCTCGGCGAGGTGCTGGTGACCGTGGACGAGGGCACGCCGTTCGACGTCGCGGACAAGGCACTGGAGCCGTTGGGCCTGCCGATGACGCCGCTGACGCTGATGCAGCTGGTCGGCCCGGCGATCGCCCTGCACGTCGGGGAGACCCTGCACGGGGCGTTCCCGGACCGGTTCACCGTCAGCGAGAACCTCGACCGCTTCGTGAAGGCGGGCAAGAAGGGCGTCTGGCAGTGGGACGACAAGGGCAACGCCACCGTCGACCCCGAGGTGGCCGAGCTCTGGCAGCAAGGCGACTCGCCGTCGACGTCCGAGCAGGTGCGTGACCGCGCTCTGGCCGCGATCGCCGAGGAGATCCGGATCATGCTCGACGAGGGTGTGGTCGCGGAGGCGCAGGACATCGACCTGTGCCTGATCCTCGGCGCGGGCTGGCCGTTCTGGCTGGGCGGCATCACGCCGTACCTCGACCGGGCGGGTGTGTCCGAGAAGGTCAACGGCAAGCCGTTCCTGGCCCCGGGTGTGGCGAGCGTGCCGCTCTCCTGA
- a CDS encoding permease-like cell division protein FtsX, producing the protein MIVPVEEPERTPKASRRLLWVVVAAAALVLAAVATTAVVLLNQVAERPVPAALPRDTAPVPLGERELCGLRLAMFIDADEDMVAAARTLQDDQKARRVLTETKAEAYERFKKLFADRPELLELTTPDTLPAVVHLVPVAGTDVPAWADELRQRFPKAKKVDVLDPARIAAQLTTTPSPCPPSGER; encoded by the coding sequence ATGATCGTCCCTGTGGAAGAACCGGAACGGACACCGAAGGCGTCACGGCGGTTGCTCTGGGTGGTCGTCGCCGCCGCGGCCCTGGTCCTCGCGGCCGTCGCGACGACCGCCGTCGTCCTCCTGAACCAGGTCGCCGAGAGGCCCGTCCCGGCGGCGCTGCCCCGGGACACGGCGCCCGTCCCGCTGGGGGAGCGGGAGCTCTGCGGGCTCCGGCTGGCGATGTTCATCGACGCCGACGAGGACATGGTCGCCGCCGCTCGGACGCTCCAGGACGACCAGAAGGCACGCCGGGTGCTCACCGAAACCAAGGCCGAGGCGTACGAGCGCTTCAAGAAGCTCTTCGCGGACCGGCCGGAACTGCTGGAGCTGACGACGCCGGACACGCTTCCCGCGGTGGTGCACCTCGTGCCCGTCGCCGGAACCGATGTCCCAGCGTGGGCGGACGAGCTGCGGCAGCGGTTCCCCAAGGCGAAGAAGGTCGACGTGCTCGACCCCGCGCGGATCGCCGCCCAGCTGACGACCACTCCGTCGCCCTGCCCGCCTTCGGGGGAACGCTGA
- a CDS encoding PHP domain-containing protein, which translates to MNSEKPGVDRRGFLKRAGLVSAAAAGAPLAATAPAEALDLNLDLDLGLVFGRDRYRWLAGDHHIHTQYSYDAMYTVDGIAADALRHGADWAVITDHGHAAHEKSSVERTNAAIRAAQREHPDLLLWQGMEWNVPGAEHATLFFQAGADQAAKLREFERAFDWRLTGTEPGTPDNEALAVKAIRWLAAEERARRIHAPVVVINHPLRNGRIAPHEIRALRDAAPGIVIGMEGAPGAQADGFPKPLGSGGGARGGYGNSPGSNSWPGFPESAYRTYGGFDWSTATVGGLWDSLLAEGKPWWITSNSDSHYNRGDTHVRPSVPDGYYDEHGGYPDPIDTGVPQTLPPYADFAPAEFSRTMVGVTRRSHEGVLEGLRAGRVWVAHGGLAQELEFGAYSGWSSATMGGRLRVRRGSDVTVVVSAKLAARPNGGGTIPRLARLDLVSGPVTGPAADRDTQTAPGTRVVRSFEPRWAPGRRVTFRHTFRDVREPFFVRTRGTDGKKHVPGGIEPSADVIGQSNPFEDLWLYGNPIFVDVR; encoded by the coding sequence GTGAACAGCGAAAAACCCGGCGTCGACCGCCGCGGATTCCTCAAGCGCGCGGGCCTCGTGTCCGCGGCGGCCGCGGGCGCCCCGCTCGCCGCCACCGCCCCGGCGGAGGCCCTCGACCTGAATCTCGACCTCGATCTCGGCCTCGTCTTCGGCCGCGACCGCTATCGGTGGCTGGCGGGTGATCACCACATCCACACGCAGTACTCCTACGACGCGATGTACACAGTGGACGGAATCGCCGCCGACGCGCTCCGTCACGGCGCGGACTGGGCGGTGATCACCGATCACGGCCACGCCGCGCACGAGAAGTCTTCGGTCGAGCGCACGAACGCCGCGATCCGGGCCGCGCAGCGCGAGCATCCCGATCTCCTGCTGTGGCAGGGCATGGAGTGGAACGTGCCGGGCGCCGAGCACGCGACGCTGTTCTTCCAGGCCGGTGCGGACCAGGCCGCGAAACTGCGCGAGTTCGAGCGCGCCTTCGACTGGCGGCTGACCGGGACCGAACCCGGCACGCCGGACAACGAGGCGCTGGCCGTCAAGGCGATCCGCTGGCTCGCCGCCGAGGAACGGGCACGCCGGATCCACGCGCCGGTGGTGGTGATCAACCACCCGCTGCGCAACGGCCGGATCGCCCCGCACGAGATCCGCGCGCTGCGCGACGCCGCGCCCGGCATCGTCATCGGCATGGAAGGCGCGCCGGGAGCGCAGGCCGACGGTTTCCCCAAACCGCTCGGGAGCGGTGGTGGCGCGCGTGGCGGATACGGCAACTCGCCCGGCTCGAACTCGTGGCCCGGGTTCCCGGAGTCGGCGTACCGCACCTACGGCGGCTTCGACTGGAGCACCGCGACCGTCGGCGGGCTCTGGGATTCGCTGCTGGCCGAAGGAAAGCCGTGGTGGATCACCAGCAACTCCGACTCGCATTACAACCGCGGCGACACCCATGTCCGGCCCAGCGTCCCCGACGGCTACTACGACGAGCACGGCGGCTACCCGGACCCGATCGACACCGGTGTCCCGCAGACCCTACCGCCGTACGCGGACTTCGCTCCCGCCGAATTCAGCCGGACGATGGTCGGCGTGACCCGCCGAAGCCACGAAGGGGTGCTGGAAGGGCTGCGCGCTGGCCGCGTCTGGGTGGCGCACGGCGGGCTCGCGCAGGAACTCGAATTCGGCGCGTACAGCGGCTGGAGCTCGGCGACGATGGGCGGCAGGCTGCGGGTCCGGCGCGGATCCGACGTCACGGTCGTCGTCTCGGCGAAACTGGCGGCCCGGCCGAACGGTGGCGGCACGATCCCGCGGCTCGCGCGGCTCGACCTCGTGTCCGGACCGGTGACCGGCCCGGCCGCCGACCGCGACACGCAGACCGCCCCGGGCACGCGGGTGGTGCGGTCCTTCGAGCCGCGATGGGCGCCCGGGCGACGGGTCACCTTCCGACACACGTTCCGCGACGTGCGCGAGCCGTTCTTCGTGCGAACACGCGGAACGGACGGCAAGAAGCACGTGCCCGGCGGGATCGAGCCGAGCGCCGACGTGATCGGGCAGTCGAACCCGTTCGAAGACCTGTGGCTGTACGGGAACCCGATCTTCGTCGACGTGCGGTAG
- a CDS encoding aldo/keto reductase, with amino-acid sequence MVPSIRLNNGTSLPQLGFGVYKIGDDEVAGALRTAIEAGYRAIDTATLYANERGVGEAVRTSGLPREELFVTTKLWNTEHGYEPALRAFDTSLNELGLEYVDLYLIHWPLPAQDKYVETWRALEKIASDGRAKAIGVSNFQIPHLERLIEETGTVPAVNQIECHPWLQQPLLRDFHEKHEIVTEAWGPLARGGDLLADEKITTIAGKHGKTPAQVVLRWHVEMNHLVIPKSVTPERIKANIDVFDFALDAHDTAAIATLEQGKRLGPDPDTLGA; translated from the coding sequence ATGGTTCCCAGTATTCGGCTGAACAACGGAACATCCCTCCCGCAACTCGGGTTCGGGGTGTACAAGATCGGCGACGACGAGGTCGCCGGTGCCCTCCGCACCGCCATCGAGGCGGGCTACCGCGCCATCGACACGGCGACCCTGTACGCCAACGAACGCGGTGTCGGCGAGGCCGTCCGCACCAGCGGGCTGCCGCGTGAGGAACTGTTCGTCACCACGAAACTGTGGAACACCGAACACGGCTACGAACCGGCGTTGCGCGCCTTCGACACGAGCCTGAACGAGCTGGGGCTCGAGTACGTCGACCTGTACCTGATCCACTGGCCGCTGCCCGCGCAGGACAAGTACGTGGAAACGTGGCGGGCGCTGGAAAAGATCGCCTCCGACGGCCGGGCGAAGGCGATCGGCGTCTCGAACTTCCAGATCCCGCATCTGGAGCGGCTGATCGAGGAGACCGGGACCGTTCCCGCGGTGAACCAGATCGAATGCCATCCGTGGCTGCAGCAGCCGCTGCTGCGGGACTTCCACGAGAAGCACGAGATCGTCACCGAGGCGTGGGGCCCGCTGGCGCGCGGCGGAGACCTGCTCGCCGACGAGAAGATCACCACGATCGCCGGGAAACACGGCAAGACGCCGGCTCAGGTCGTGCTGCGCTGGCACGTCGAGATGAACCATCTGGTGATCCCGAAGTCCGTCACGCCCGAACGGATCAAGGCGAACATCGACGTCTTCGACTTCGCGCTCGACGCGCACGACACCGCCGCGATCGCGACGCTTGAGCAGGGGAAGCGGCTGGGGCCGGATCCGGACACACTGGGCGCCTAG
- a CDS encoding cell wall metabolism sensor histidine kinase WalK produces the protein MNLSGARSLRARVTLLATGLVALVSLLLLWLTWNLVGDAVSAVPQLPPGTTVRVDGVEVDASAVTEHLRVYARNRVLLFGAVAFCFVVLAAGILAWTFTARVLQPLREITGTARRLSIESMGERIGEVRTKDELAELAETFDDMLDRLQAAFDAQRHFVANASHELRTPLAVIRTELDVTLADEHADEAELRRMAGVVRDATERAERLVGSLLLLARTDGAGLVAREPVDLAVIVASAWRAVRTEAEKRGIRTEFATPGAPTFGDPALLERIAGNLLENAVRHNVDGGWLDVVTQAGPQWSVLRVRSSGGLLDPAAVPELFEPFRRAGVARTARTGAGLGLSIVRAAVQAHGGTVSAEPVVGGGLSVTVHLPALP, from the coding sequence GTGAACCTGTCCGGTGCCCGCAGCCTGCGCGCGCGGGTCACGCTGCTCGCGACCGGGCTGGTGGCGCTGGTCAGCCTCCTGTTGCTCTGGCTGACCTGGAATCTGGTCGGCGACGCGGTTTCCGCCGTGCCGCAGCTGCCGCCGGGCACCACGGTGCGCGTCGACGGCGTCGAGGTCGACGCGTCCGCCGTCACCGAGCATCTGCGGGTCTACGCCCGGAACCGGGTGCTGCTGTTCGGCGCGGTCGCGTTCTGTTTCGTCGTGCTGGCGGCCGGGATCCTCGCGTGGACGTTCACCGCGCGGGTCCTGCAGCCGCTGCGCGAGATCACCGGCACCGCGCGCCGTCTCTCGATCGAGTCGATGGGGGAGCGGATCGGCGAGGTCCGCACGAAGGACGAGCTCGCCGAACTGGCCGAGACCTTCGACGACATGCTCGACCGGCTGCAGGCCGCGTTCGACGCGCAACGGCATTTCGTCGCGAACGCCAGCCACGAACTGCGGACGCCGCTCGCGGTCATCCGCACCGAACTCGACGTCACCCTGGCCGACGAGCACGCGGACGAAGCCGAATTACGCCGGATGGCGGGTGTCGTCCGCGACGCGACCGAACGGGCCGAGCGGTTGGTCGGCTCGTTGCTGCTGCTCGCGCGCACGGACGGCGCGGGACTGGTGGCCAGGGAACCGGTCGATCTGGCGGTGATCGTCGCGAGCGCGTGGCGCGCGGTGCGCACCGAAGCCGAAAAGCGCGGCATCCGCACCGAATTCGCGACCCCGGGGGCGCCGACGTTCGGCGATCCCGCGCTGCTGGAGCGGATCGCGGGCAATCTGCTGGAGAACGCGGTGCGGCACAACGTCGACGGCGGCTGGCTGGACGTCGTCACGCAGGCCGGTCCACAGTGGTCGGTGCTGCGGGTGCGGTCTTCGGGCGGGCTGCTCGATCCGGCCGCCGTCCCCGAACTGTTCGAGCCGTTCCGCCGCGCCGGCGTCGCCAGGACGGCCCGCACCGGTGCCGGGCTGGGGCTGTCGATCGTGCGGGCCGCGGTGCAGGCGCACGGCGGCACGGTGTCCGCGGAACCCGTTGTGGGCGGCGGTCTTTCGGTGACCGTGCACCTGCCCGCTCTGCCCTGA